From the genome of Epinephelus moara isolate mb chromosome 10, YSFRI_EMoa_1.0, whole genome shotgun sequence, one region includes:
- the LOC126396901 gene encoding tubulin polyglutamylase TTLL7-like, producing the protein MPSPPNEGEDQGASPVNVPSVGSYQSSGKRKVRTKKKKGTITANVAGTKYEIVRIVISEVDFIKTREDDETANLIWNDSAVQHEKIAELRNYQRINHFPGMGEICRKDCLARNMSKMIKCQPQEYSFIPKTWIFPAEYTQFQNYVKELRRKRKQKTFIVKPANGAMGHGISLIRNCEKLPAQEHFIVQEYLDKPFLMEGYKFDLRIYILVTSCDPLRIFLYNDGLVRMGTEKYHAPSEANLRHIPLAGGM; encoded by the exons ATGCCCTCCCCTCCCAATGAAGGAG AGGATCAAGGAGCGTCCCCCGTGAACGTGCCATCTGTGGGCTCCTACCAGAGCAGTGGGAAGAGGAAGGTGCGCACCAAAAAGAAGAAAGGCACTATCACCGCCAATGTTGCTGGCACCAAATATGAGATTG TTCGTATAGTCATCAGCGAGGTGGACTTCATCAAGACCCGGGAAGATGACGAGACTGCCAACCTCATCTGGAATGACTCGGCCGTGCAGCACGAGAAAATCGCTGAGCTCAGGAATTATCAG AGAATTAACCATTTCCCTGGCATGGGCGAAATCTGCCGGAAAGACTGCCTAGCAAGAAATATGTCCAA AATGATCAAGTGCCAGCCTCAAGAGTACAGCTTCATACCCAAAACCTGGATCTTCCCCGCTGAGTACACTCAGTTCCAGAACTATGTCAAGGAGCTACGCAGGAAACGCAAGCAGAAGACCTTTATCGTCAAACCTGCCAACGGAGCCATGGGTCACGG GATCTCGCTTATCCGTAACTGTGAGAAGCTGCCAGCCCAGGAGCACTTTATCGTTCAGGAGTACCTGGACAAGCCCTTCCTGATGGAGGGCTACAAGTTTGACCTGCGCATCTACATCCTTGTCACTTCCTGCGATCCGCTTCGCATTTTTCTCTACAACGACGGCCTGGTTCGCATGGGCACTGAGAAGTACCACGCACCCAGTGAGGCCAACCTG cGTCACATCCCCCTGGCCGGAGGAATGTAG